In one Nicotiana tomentosiformis chromosome 6, ASM39032v3, whole genome shotgun sequence genomic region, the following are encoded:
- the LOC104093454 gene encoding probable inactive receptor kinase At2g26730 has translation MAVFSNSRFVFCALFFASILSQYQVVSEPKEEKQALLAFLSQIPHANRVQWNSSSSACNWFGVECDPTNSSVYSLRLPAVGLVGQIPANTLGRLSQLRVLSLHANRLSGSIPSDFSNLELLRSLYLQNNRFSGGFPESLIGLTRLNRLDISSNNFTGNIPFSINNLTHLTGLLLNNNGFSGNLPSINPTGLVNFNVSNNQLNGSVPTTLSKFPASSFSGNIDLCGGPLPPCTPFFPSPSSSPSPSSVEPKFKRSKKLSTAAIVGIAVGSGLGLLLLLLFLFLCLRRKLTSKESTIKTQKLPTTTAAAFTGAGEAGTSSSKDDLTVEGERNKLVFFNGRGGYSFDLEDLLRASAEVLGKGSVGTSYKAVLEEGTTVVVKRLKDVVVTRKEFEQQMDVLGKMKHENVLPLRAFYYSKDEKLLVSDYIPAGSLSSLLHGSRGSGRTPLDWDSRMRIVLSAARGISYLHISGKIVHGNIKASNVLLKQENNQDYACVSDYGLNPLFSITATPVNNHRVAGYRAPEVLETRKVTFKSDVYSFGVLILELLTGKAPNQASLGDEGIDLPRWVQSVVREEWTAEVFDVELMRYHNVEEEMVQLLQIGMACVAIVPDQRPSMAEVVRMIEEMNRDDGLRQSSDDPSKGSEGQTPPQESRDSPRGVTP, from the exons ATGGCGGTGTTTTCAAATTCAAGGTTTGTTTTTTGTGCTTTGTTTTTTGCTTCAATTTTGAGTCAATACCAAGTAGTATCGGAACCTAAAGAGGAAAAGCAAGCTCTCCTTGCTTTCCTTTCTCAAATCCCACACGCTAATCGTGTTCAATGGAACTCTTCATCTTCTGCTTGCAATTGGTTTGGTGTTGAATGTGATCCTACAAATTCTTCTGTTTATTCACTCCGGCTTCCTGCTGTTGGTCTTGTTGGTCAAATTCCTGCTAATACTTTAGGTCGACTGAGTCAACTCCGAGTTCTGAGTCTTCACGCTAATCGGCTATCTGGTTCTATCCCTTCGGATTTTTCTAATCTCGAGCTTCTTCGCAGTCTGTATCTGCAAAATAATCGGTTTTCCGGTGGGTTTCCGGAGAGCCTAATCGGGTTAACCCGGTTGAACAGGTTGGACATTTCATCGAATAACTTTACCGGCAATATCCCCTTCTCCATTAACAATCTCACCCATTTAACGGGTCTTCTGTTGAATAACAATGGCTTCAGTGGGAATCTTCCTAGTATTAATCCAACCGGCCTTGTGAATTTCAACGTGTCGAATAATCAACTCAATGGGTCAGTTCCGACGACTCTCTCTAAATTCCCAGCTTCTTCTTTCTCTGGTAACATTGATTTGTGTGGTGGCCCATTGCCGCCTTGTACTCCATTCTTTCCTTCTCCGTCATCTTCTCCGTCACCTTCTTCTGTGGAACCAAAATTCAAGAGATCGAAGAAGCTGTCAACCGCTGCCATTGTTGGAATAGCTGTCGGTTCAGGACTTGGGCTTTTACTACTATTGCTATTCCTTTTCCTATGTTTGCGTCGAAAACTAACAAGTAAAGAGTCAACAATAAAGACACAGAAGCTGCCAACGACGACAGCAGCAGCATTCACAGGAGCGGGAGAGGCAGGAACATCATCGTCAAAAGACGATTTAACAGTTGAAGGGGAGAGGAATAAACTTGTATTTTTCAATGGGAGAGGAGGCTATAGTTTTGATCTTGAAGATTTGTTGAGAGCTTCAGCTGAAGTGTTAGGAAAAGGAAGTGTTGGTACAAGTTACAAAGCTGTTCTAGAAGAAGGTACTACAGTTGTTGTGAAAAGGCTTAAGGATGTTGTGGTTACCAGAAAAGAGTTTGAGCAACAAATGGATGTTTTGGGGAAGATGAAACATGAGAATGTGCTTCCCTTAAGAGCATTTTACTACTCTAAAGATGAGAAATTGTTGGTCTCTGATTATATTCCTGCTGGAAGTTTGTCTTCTCTTCTTCACG GTAGTAGAGGATCAGGGCGTACACCACTTGATTGGGATAGTAGAATGAGAATAGTGTTAAGTGCAGCAAGAGGCATTTCATACCTTCATATTTCAGGAAAAATTGTACATGGAAACATCAAGGCTTCAAATGTTCTCCTCAAACAAGAAAATAACCAAGATTATGCTTGTGTATCCGATTATGGATTGAACCCTCTTTTCTCCATCACCGCGACACCGGTCAACAACCACCGTGTTGCAGGATATCGTGCACCGGAGGTTCTTGAAACACGAAAGGTCACGTTTAAATCCGATGTGTATAGCTTCGGAGTATTGATTTTGGAGCTCTTAACGGGGAAAGCTCCGAACCAAGCTTCGCTTGGTGACGAGGGCATTGATTTGCCTAGATGGGTTCAGAGCGTCGTAAGGGAagaatggaccgcagaagtgTTCGACGTTGAGCTAATGCGGTACCATAATGTGGAAGAAGAGATGGTACAACTACTTCAGATCGGAATGGCTTGTGTTGCTATTGTGCCTGATCAACGACCTTCAATGGCGGAGGTGGTAAGGATGATTGAAGAAATGAATAGAGATGATGGTCTCCGACAATCTTCCGATGATCCATCCAAAGGTTCCGAAGGACAAACACCACCTCAGGAGTCTAGAGACTCGCCTCGTGGTGTTACACCATAG